One window of Sinorhizobium numidicum genomic DNA carries:
- a CDS encoding magnesium and cobalt transport protein CorA, with the protein MHSNRPGVVAAAVYQNGQRLRDIQIEEASQWRNRENVVVWIGLHEPDEMLLRQVQAEFNLHDLAIEDAGKAHQRPKLEIYGDAIFAVARTAHMMGDEIAFGETHLFVGRGYIVSVRHGASTSYMAVRQRCESSPAALAHGENYILYSILDFIVDNYMPVVETIHGEVEKLEDRLLRGRLDKADIERLYKLRRNLLRLRNAVVPLVDVCRRHEHLELPGMDAAMQPLFRDVTDHVRRVQEDIDALREVLAFTFEASLMIGQSEQTEISRKLASWAAILAVPTAIAGIYGMNFDAMPELRFRYGYFVVLAVIFALCATLYRLFRRARWL; encoded by the coding sequence ATGCATAGCAACCGGCCCGGCGTCGTGGCGGCCGCCGTCTATCAGAATGGCCAGCGTCTTCGCGACATTCAGATCGAAGAAGCCAGTCAATGGAGAAACCGGGAGAATGTCGTCGTCTGGATCGGTCTGCACGAGCCGGATGAGATGCTGCTGCGCCAGGTGCAGGCCGAGTTCAATCTGCATGACCTGGCGATTGAGGATGCCGGAAAGGCGCATCAGCGGCCGAAGCTGGAAATCTACGGGGATGCGATCTTCGCCGTGGCCCGGACCGCCCACATGATGGGTGACGAGATCGCGTTCGGCGAGACGCATCTTTTCGTCGGGCGCGGCTATATCGTTTCTGTGCGCCACGGAGCGTCCACGTCCTATATGGCGGTGAGGCAGCGATGCGAATCTTCTCCCGCGGCGCTCGCCCACGGTGAGAACTACATTCTCTATTCCATTCTCGATTTCATCGTCGACAACTACATGCCGGTGGTCGAAACGATCCACGGTGAGGTCGAAAAGCTGGAGGACCGCCTGCTGCGCGGCCGGCTGGACAAGGCCGACATCGAGCGGCTTTACAAGCTGCGTCGCAACCTGCTTCGCCTGCGCAACGCGGTGGTGCCCCTGGTGGATGTGTGCCGCCGGCACGAGCATCTCGAACTTCCGGGAATGGACGCGGCAATGCAGCCTCTGTTTCGTGATGTCACCGATCATGTCCGGCGGGTTCAGGAGGACATTGACGCCCTACGAGAGGTGCTTGCCTTCACGTTCGAGGCGAGCCTGATGATCGGCCAGTCGGAGCAAACGGAAATCTCGCGCAAGCTTGCCTCATGGGCAGCCATTCTGGCCGTACCGACGGCGATCGCCGGTATTTATGGCATGAACTTCGATGCCATGCCCGAACTCAGATTCCGCTACGGCTATTTTGTCGTCCTGGCCGTGATCTTCGCACTCTGCGCGACGCTCTACCGGCTCTTCCGGCGCGCGAGATGGCTGTGA